One window from the genome of Sphingomonas lacunae encodes:
- the eda gene encoding bifunctional 4-hydroxy-2-oxoglutarate aldolase/2-dehydro-3-deoxy-phosphogluconate aldolase has translation MTAAIEQIMLTAPVIPVLVVDDVAHAVPIAEALVRGGLPVLEVTLRTAAALDVIAAMKTVPGAIVGAGTVLNPQDLNAAIHAGATFIVSPGLTEPLGKAAVESGIPFLPGTANAGDMMRGLDRGLRHFKFFPAETSGGRPALKALMGPFSDVRICPTGGITLDNASDWLAIEQVLCVGGSWLVKRGAPDVAAIEAAARAAAALTRD, from the coding sequence ATGACCGCCGCGATTGAACAGATCATGCTGACTGCCCCGGTGATTCCGGTCCTGGTGGTCGACGACGTCGCCCATGCGGTACCGATAGCCGAGGCGCTGGTGCGCGGCGGGCTCCCGGTGCTCGAAGTGACGTTGAGGACGGCAGCGGCGCTTGATGTGATTGCGGCGATGAAGACTGTGCCCGGCGCAATTGTCGGTGCCGGGACGGTGCTCAATCCGCAGGACCTCAACGCGGCGATCCATGCCGGAGCGACATTCATCGTTTCGCCCGGCCTGACCGAACCGCTGGGCAAGGCGGCAGTGGAAAGCGGCATTCCTTTTCTGCCGGGCACGGCCAATGCCGGCGACATGATGCGCGGACTCGACCGAGGCCTGAGGCACTTCAAATTTTTCCCTGCAGAAACCAGCGGCGGACGGCCGGCATTAAAGGCTCTGATGGGCCCGTTTTCCGACGTGCGGATTTGTCCGACCGGTGGCATCACACTCGACAACGCCTCGGACTGGCTGGCGATCGAGCAGGTGCTGTGTGTCGGCGGCAGCTGGCTGGTCAAGCGCGGGGCGCCCGATGTGGCGGCGATCGAGGCTGCGGCACGGGCAGCGGCGGCGCTGACGAGGGACTAG
- a CDS encoding phosphoenolpyruvate carboxylase has protein sequence MTGRLRERLGELHKLTAQTPLFNPVFQMGLDLSRDLESGVLSLDDMAKMVEELGCEALQSRAHRLNALLAPMDAAENEQRIVALVEASAADGDFAAFAARWSRPLQHIVFTGHPTFLLTADEADAVAMAASQDDVGPAMCVINTTRAPVTLASEHGDVLDAMRQAQAARNRIVTTILSVAAKAWPAHWRKLKPLPFRFATWVGYDMDGRTDIGWATSIRHRLIEKAERLAGYATALASVAATKDVRATLVAAEEDARAMAALFAGDFDSPEALSDAANQLTADRASKLASLEPVITAIEALAGEAEEGDALLLLTQAAAMRADGLGMGWIHFRVNSAQLLNAIRRRIDPDNQLDLASGTALARLRDLLATVEPLRSNFAALAIENTTAVRQFLAMAQIIRHIDGDAPIRMLIAECEEPQTVLAALYFARLFGIADKVDVSPLFETESAMEHGGRFLDALLREPAYQAYVRARGRVSIQTGFSDAGRFVGQLPAALAIERLHGRLADAMKAHGLSDVAALIFNTHGESMGRGAHPATMTDRLTYPMSLWARNRFATHGIVLEPEISFQGGDGFLPFRNPLLALATLTRIAEVESQPAAAQDDPFYSRTDLSLDFYRGIRRMQRDFLASRSYARAITAFGLGLLNETGSRKSRRQSDLAADREMSLRQIRAIPHNAVLQQLGYPVNILGGTGTAASEELEAITALIADSPRAMQLMRMIRASNALASIKSVAAYGELFNSAYWASRPYRGTEPQLENGCLALAEHLVGDDRTGAFRRLASRLRIDGLKLHRLLARLPDDQPDPLREERRRSIGLLHAMRLALMQHMFLLAVQIPAFSRSNDISRDDVLAMVFSLRIEEALAQLRRAYPVSGPAISDFHIDEPTDYPDGEVQAYAGIQRHYIEPMERAYALCLRIGTAIANHFGAHG, from the coding sequence ATGACCGGGCGGCTGCGCGAGCGACTGGGCGAATTGCACAAGCTGACGGCACAAACGCCGCTGTTCAACCCGGTGTTCCAGATGGGGCTCGATCTCTCACGCGATCTGGAGTCCGGGGTCTTGTCGCTCGACGACATGGCCAAAATGGTCGAGGAGTTGGGCTGCGAGGCCCTGCAGAGCCGGGCCCACCGACTCAACGCCCTGCTCGCGCCGATGGATGCAGCAGAAAACGAGCAGCGGATCGTCGCGCTGGTTGAGGCAAGCGCAGCGGACGGAGACTTTGCCGCCTTTGCCGCGCGCTGGTCACGCCCGTTGCAGCATATTGTTTTCACCGGTCACCCGACATTTCTTCTGACCGCTGACGAGGCTGATGCAGTGGCCATGGCGGCAAGCCAGGACGATGTCGGCCCTGCAATGTGCGTGATCAACACGACGCGGGCGCCGGTGACACTGGCTAGTGAGCATGGCGATGTACTCGACGCGATGCGGCAAGCGCAGGCGGCACGTAACCGGATCGTTACCACCATCCTGTCGGTGGCGGCCAAGGCCTGGCCAGCCCATTGGCGCAAGCTTAAGCCGCTGCCGTTCCGTTTCGCGACATGGGTCGGTTATGACATGGACGGGCGGACCGACATCGGCTGGGCAACCAGCATCCGCCACCGGTTGATTGAAAAAGCCGAACGGCTGGCGGGCTATGCCACGGCGCTGGCCAGTGTCGCGGCGACGAAAGATGTGCGCGCGACCCTGGTGGCAGCTGAAGAGGATGCGCGTGCGATGGCGGCGCTGTTTGCCGGCGACTTCGACAGCCCCGAAGCCCTGTCGGACGCGGCCAACCAACTGACGGCGGATCGGGCGAGCAAGCTGGCATCGCTGGAGCCAGTGATTACGGCGATAGAGGCGTTGGCGGGCGAGGCAGAGGAAGGCGATGCGCTGCTTTTGCTGACACAAGCCGCGGCGATGCGGGCCGACGGGCTCGGCATGGGCTGGATCCATTTCCGAGTGAACAGCGCGCAATTGCTCAATGCGATCCGGCGGCGGATCGACCCAGACAACCAGCTTGATCTGGCCAGCGGCACTGCGCTGGCGCGGCTACGCGACCTGTTGGCCACCGTGGAGCCACTGCGCAGCAACTTTGCCGCGCTGGCGATCGAAAATACGACGGCGGTCCGGCAGTTCCTGGCGATGGCCCAGATCATCCGCCATATCGATGGCGACGCGCCCATCCGGATGCTCATTGCCGAATGCGAAGAGCCGCAGACGGTGCTCGCCGCTCTCTATTTTGCACGTCTGTTCGGTATCGCCGACAAGGTCGATGTGTCGCCATTGTTCGAAACCGAGAGCGCAATGGAACATGGCGGTCGCTTCCTCGACGCTCTGCTCAGGGAGCCGGCCTATCAGGCCTATGTGAGGGCGCGAGGCAGGGTATCGATCCAGACCGGCTTCTCGGACGCGGGGCGCTTTGTCGGGCAGTTACCGGCGGCTCTCGCCATCGAGCGGCTGCATGGGCGTCTAGCCGATGCGATGAAGGCGCATGGACTGTCTGACGTCGCCGCGCTGATTTTCAATACGCATGGCGAGTCAATGGGGCGAGGAGCGCACCCGGCAACCATGACCGATCGGCTCACATATCCGATGAGCCTGTGGGCCAGGAACCGCTTTGCCACGCATGGCATCGTGCTGGAACCGGAAATCAGTTTCCAGGGTGGCGATGGCTTCCTGCCGTTCCGCAACCCGTTGCTGGCGCTGGCGACACTGACGCGCATAGCTGAAGTTGAGAGCCAGCCAGCCGCAGCACAAGATGACCCCTTTTATAGCCGCACCGACCTGAGCCTCGATTTCTATCGCGGCATACGCCGGATGCAGCGCGATTTCCTCGCTTCGCGCAGCTATGCCCGGGCTATCACTGCCTTTGGACTTGGCCTGCTGAACGAAACTGGCTCGCGCAAATCGCGCCGCCAGTCTGACCTTGCCGCAGACCGGGAAATGAGCCTGCGTCAGATACGCGCAATTCCACACAATGCGGTTTTGCAACAGCTAGGTTATCCGGTGAACATCCTCGGCGGGACAGGCACGGCGGCAAGCGAGGAATTGGAAGCGATCACCGCGCTGATTGCAGATAGCCCACGCGCCATGCAGCTGATGCGCATGATCCGCGCCTCAAACGCCCTCGCCAGCATCAAATCTGTTGCAGCCTATGGCGAACTTTTCAACAGTGCCTATTGGGCAAGCCGCCCCTATCGCGGCACCGAACCTCAACTGGAGAATGGTTGTCTGGCGCTTGCCGAACATCTGGTCGGCGATGACCGAACAGGGGCATTCCGCCGACTGGCAAGCCGACTGCGTATCGATGGCCTCAAGCTGCATCGCCTGTTGGCCCGCTTACCAGATGATCAGCCCGATCCACTGCGTGAGGAGCGGCGCCGTTCAATTGGCCTGCTCCACGCGATGCGACTGGCCCTGATGCAGCACATGTTCCTGCTGGCGGTCCAGATTCCGGCCTTTTCCCGATCCAACGACATCAGTCGTGATGATGTCTTGGCGATGGTCTTTTCTCTGCGCATCGAAGAGGCGCTGGCACAACTGCGTCGTGCCTATCCCGTATCAGGCCCGGCGATAAGCGACTTCCATATCGATGAACCCACCGATTATCCCGATGGTGAAGTTCAGGCCTATGCTGGAATCCAGCGCCACTATATCGAACCCATGGAACGGGCATATGCCCTGTGTCTGCGTATCGGCACTGCCATAGCCAATCATTTCGGAGCACATGGCTGA
- a CDS encoding alpha/beta fold hydrolase: MSESLSPLLTGPSSHSYVSQRLRLHYADWGNPDAPPLLLVHGGRDHCRNWDWVAQELRQDWHVICPDLRGHGDSQWAPDGNYPMDAFVYDLAQLVHQLDLAPVTIIAHSLGGNISSRYTGLFPENVAKLVCIEGLGPSPAVRAEREAAGTRQRFRKWIEDKRAAAQRQVRRYPTIEAAYARMKEENKHLNDEQARHLTVHGVSRNEDGSWSWKFDNYLNVWPVFDLPFEQLTEIWSAITCPTLLLYGADSWASNPEKDGRIAHFSNAQVVEFANAGHWLHHDQFDRFMTTVRDFLAE; this comes from the coding sequence ATGTCAGAATCCCTTTCCCCGCTGCTCACTGGCCCGTCATCCCACAGCTATGTCTCCCAACGGCTCAGGCTGCATTATGCTGATTGGGGCAACCCCGACGCGCCGCCCCTATTGCTGGTGCATGGCGGGCGTGATCATTGCCGCAACTGGGATTGGGTAGCGCAGGAATTGCGGCAGGATTGGCATGTTATCTGTCCAGACTTGCGGGGCCATGGTGACAGCCAGTGGGCACCGGACGGCAATTATCCGATGGACGCCTTCGTCTATGATCTGGCACAGTTGGTTCATCAGCTTGATCTCGCACCGGTTACGATCATCGCCCATTCGCTCGGCGGCAATATTTCAAGTCGCTACACCGGCCTTTTCCCCGAAAACGTCGCCAAGTTGGTGTGTATCGAGGGACTGGGACCGTCACCGGCCGTCCGGGCCGAACGGGAAGCAGCGGGCACCCGGCAGCGCTTCAGGAAATGGATCGAGGACAAGCGGGCAGCGGCCCAGCGACAGGTACGGCGTTACCCGACAATCGAGGCCGCCTATGCCCGGATGAAGGAAGAGAACAAGCATCTCAACGACGAGCAGGCACGGCACCTGACGGTGCATGGCGTGAGCCGCAACGAGGACGGTAGCTGGAGCTGGAAATTCGACAATTATCTTAACGTCTGGCCAGTGTTCGACCTGCCATTTGAACAGTTGACTGAAATCTGGTCAGCCATAACGTGTCCCACCCTGCTGCTCTATGGGGCAGACAGCTGGGCGTCGAATCCCGAGAAGGACGGGCGTATCGCCCATTTCAGCAATGCGCAGGTGGTCGAGTTCGCGAATGCGGGGCACTGGCTGCATCACGACCAGTTCGACCGCTTCATGACGACGGTGCGGGATTTTTTGGCGGAGTAG
- a CDS encoding enoyl-CoA hydratase, with protein sequence MSLVTITRDGPVAIVTLNRPEAMNALSKALRADLAAVMRAVEADDSVRAIVLTGAGERAFTAGLDLKELGADTSNLGAANATEAEANPVLAIESCTKPVIGAINGVAITGGFEVALACDVLIGSTNARFADTHARVGIMPGWGLSQKLSRTIGIYRARELSLSGNFLDAATAERWGLLNRIVAPEELLPTAVRLAQDMATVESHMSRAYKQLINAGYATSFGDGMALEARLSREANSQVEAGDVEARRKAVMERGREQG encoded by the coding sequence ATGTCCCTTGTCACCATCACCCGCGACGGACCGGTTGCTATCGTCACCCTCAATCGCCCCGAGGCGATGAATGCGCTTTCCAAGGCACTCCGCGCCGACCTCGCCGCCGTCATGCGCGCAGTTGAAGCCGACGACAGCGTGCGCGCCATTGTGCTCACCGGCGCGGGTGAACGCGCCTTCACCGCCGGCCTCGACCTCAAGGAACTGGGGGCTGATACCAGCAATCTCGGTGCCGCCAACGCAACCGAGGCCGAAGCCAACCCGGTGCTCGCCATCGAAAGCTGCACCAAACCGGTGATCGGCGCAATCAACGGTGTCGCCATTACCGGCGGCTTTGAAGTCGCCCTTGCCTGTGACGTGCTGATCGGCTCGACCAACGCCCGCTTTGCCGACACCCATGCCCGCGTTGGCATCATGCCGGGTTGGGGCCTGTCGCAAAAGCTGTCGCGGACCATCGGCATTTATCGGGCCCGCGAATTGTCGCTGTCGGGCAATTTCCTTGACGCGGCGACGGCTGAGCGCTGGGGCCTGCTCAACCGTATCGTCGCCCCGGAGGAGCTGTTGCCCACTGCGGTCAGGCTGGCTCAGGACATGGCTACGGTCGAGTCCCATATGAGCCGGGCCTACAAGCAACTGATCAACGCCGGCTATGCCACCAGCTTTGGAGATGGCATGGCGCTTGAAGCAAGGCTGTCCCGTGAAGCCAACAGCCAGGTCGAGGCGGGTGATGTGGAAGCGAGGCGCAAGGCAGTCATGGAGCGCGGTCGCGAACAGGGCTGA
- a CDS encoding enoyl-CoA hydratase/isomerase family protein produces the protein MSDTLLIEKRGEIEIVTLNRPDALNSLNAELTQALNDYFGGLAERLDVRVVILRGAGRAFCAGLDIKSSMDGKSSDETPVLRTLRTQTNIGNIYRKMRACPQPIIALAQGAACGGGLSLLLASDVRIAAPSLRANAAYIRIGLGGCDMASSYFLPRLVGASLASEMILTGRFIHADRALSSGLVSDVVDEDKLLEAGLALADEMLLTAPWGLRLSKQALGLAIDAPSLEAAMAVEDRQQVVLGATQDHIEAMTAFLEKRRPTYSGR, from the coding sequence ATGAGCGACACCTTGTTGATCGAAAAGCGCGGCGAGATAGAGATTGTCACGCTCAACCGGCCCGATGCCCTCAACTCGCTCAACGCCGAGCTGACCCAAGCCCTCAATGACTATTTCGGCGGCTTGGCCGAACGGCTCGACGTCCGCGTGGTCATCCTGAGGGGCGCCGGACGCGCTTTCTGTGCCGGTCTCGACATCAAATCCTCGATGGATGGCAAGTCCAGCGACGAAACCCCGGTCCTGCGCACGCTGCGCACCCAGACCAATATCGGCAACATCTATCGCAAGATGCGCGCCTGCCCCCAGCCTATCATTGCGCTTGCCCAGGGCGCGGCCTGTGGCGGCGGCCTGTCGCTGTTGCTCGCCAGCGATGTCCGTATTGCCGCACCGTCGCTCCGCGCCAATGCCGCCTATATCAGGATCGGCCTTGGCGGCTGCGACATGGCGTCGAGCTACTTCCTCCCGCGCCTCGTCGGTGCCAGCCTCGCGTCGGAAATGATCCTCACCGGCCGCTTCATCCACGCCGACCGGGCGCTCAGCTCGGGTCTGGTCAGCGATGTGGTCGACGAGGACAAGCTGCTGGAAGCCGGTCTCGCTCTGGCTGACGAAATGCTCCTCACCGCCCCATGGGGCTTGCGCCTGTCGAAACAGGCGCTCGGCCTCGCCATCGACGCCCCCAGTCTAGAAGCCGCCATGGCGGTCGAGGACCGGCAGCAGGTCGTGCTCGGCGCAACGCAGGACCATATCGAGGCGATGACCGCCTTCCTCGAAAAGCGCCGCCCGACCTACAGCGGCCGCTGA
- a CDS encoding IclR family transcriptional regulator, with protein MAPRPPTKVPSVSHSISILRLLGKSGESMGVTAIARALDLSPSSTFNLARTLVAEGLVDFDEATKTYRIGLGSIDFARMALRGDTMVAALRPVMERLAERHDAAIGLWRAADSGRLLLLALAESEAATRIHMAVGQRQPVGAGSTGRALLAARAADATTLRAAHAGVRWPSALDADSYVSQVHEAARLGYAVDDQWLNPGIVTVAAVVPEPGAPPRYCLSASLFAGRHDASGVAAIGRDIMAEARTAGQERE; from the coding sequence ATGGCACCCCGACCACCCACAAAAGTCCCCTCTGTCTCGCACTCTATTTCGATCCTGCGGCTGCTCGGGAAATCGGGCGAATCCATGGGGGTGACCGCCATCGCGAGGGCCCTCGACCTGAGCCCGTCGAGCACCTTCAACCTCGCCCGCACCTTGGTCGCCGAAGGGCTGGTTGATTTCGACGAGGCCACCAAAACCTATCGCATCGGCCTCGGCTCGATCGACTTCGCCCGCATGGCCCTGCGCGGTGATACGATGGTTGCGGCGCTGCGTCCTGTGATGGAACGGTTGGCCGAACGGCATGATGCCGCCATTGGTCTCTGGCGGGCCGCTGACAGTGGTCGCCTGCTGCTGCTCGCACTGGCCGAAAGTGAAGCCGCCACCCGCATCCACATGGCTGTGGGGCAGCGCCAGCCGGTCGGCGCCGGCTCGACCGGCCGGGCCCTCCTCGCCGCCCGCGCTGCCGATGCTACCACCTTGCGCGCTGCCCATGCCGGCGTGCGCTGGCCGTCGGCGCTTGATGCCGATAGCTACGTCTCACAGGTGCATGAGGCCGCACGGCTTGGCTATGCCGTTGACGACCAATGGCTCAACCCTGGCATCGTGACGGTCGCCGCCGTGGTGCCAGAACCGGGTGCCCCACCACGCTACTGCCTGTCGGCGTCGCTGTTTGCCGGCCGGCATGATGCGTCAGGGGTCGCCGCTATTGGCCGGGACATCATGGCCGAAGCACGGACTGCGGGACAGGAGAGGGAGTGA
- a CDS encoding SDR family NAD(P)-dependent oxidoreductase — MRDKTRMRENEMAGQLQGKVVAVTGAGRGVGREIALLCAKEGANVVVNDLGASADGEGADLSPAQETVNDIIAAGGKAIVNGASVADPAGAATIIEDAVKTFGQIDAVVNNAGILRDRIWHKMSHEDWNAVIDVHLNGCFNVSKAATPYFRDQGSGSFIHFTSTSGLIGNFGQANYSAAKLGIVGLSQSIALDMARAGVRSNCIAPFAWSRLIATIPATNEAEAQRIERMKTMSADKIAPLVAFLASDASKEVTNQVFGVRKNEIFLFSKPRPIRSMHKSEGWTAQSIAEEFLPAVRGSFANPAERSGDVFGYDPI, encoded by the coding sequence ATGAGAGACAAGACTCGCATGCGGGAGAACGAGATGGCTGGGCAATTGCAGGGTAAGGTTGTGGCGGTGACGGGTGCCGGTCGCGGGGTCGGGCGAGAAATCGCCCTGCTGTGCGCCAAGGAAGGTGCGAATGTCGTGGTAAACGATCTGGGTGCCAGCGCCGATGGGGAGGGTGCCGACCTGTCCCCGGCACAGGAAACGGTAAACGACATCATCGCAGCCGGTGGCAAGGCCATCGTCAACGGCGCAAGTGTGGCCGACCCGGCAGGCGCAGCGACGATCATCGAGGATGCGGTCAAGACCTTTGGCCAGATTGACGCGGTGGTGAACAACGCCGGCATCCTGCGCGACCGCATCTGGCACAAGATGAGCCATGAGGATTGGAACGCGGTGATCGACGTTCACCTCAACGGCTGTTTCAACGTGTCCAAGGCAGCCACCCCCTACTTCCGCGATCAGGGGTCGGGCAGCTTCATCCACTTCACCTCAACGAGCGGCCTCATCGGCAATTTCGGCCAAGCCAATTACAGTGCGGCCAAGCTGGGCATCGTCGGCCTGTCACAGAGCATCGCGCTCGACATGGCCCGGGCCGGGGTGCGGTCGAACTGCATCGCGCCCTTTGCGTGGAGCCGCCTGATCGCTACCATCCCGGCAACCAATGAGGCAGAGGCGCAGCGCATCGAGCGGATGAAGACGATGAGCGCCGACAAGATCGCGCCGCTGGTCGCCTTCCTCGCCTCCGACGCGTCGAAGGAGGTCACCAACCAGGTGTTCGGTGTGCGCAAGAACGAGATTTTCCTCTTTTCCAAGCCGCGCCCGATCCGGTCCATGCACAAGAGCGAGGGCTGGACGGCCCAGAGCATCGCCGAGGAATTCCTGCCCGCGGTGCGCGGGAGCTTTGCCAATCCTGCGGAACGGTCGGGCGATGTGTTCGGTTATGATCCGATTTGA
- a CDS encoding MaoC/PaaZ C-terminal domain-containing protein, with the protein MIDPQHLLTMPPIITRQTLTARDTALYALGVGADELDFVFEERLKALPTMAVVLGYPGFIWRDPALGVTWQKVLHGEQSTILHAPLPVEGEIIGETRIEALFDKGAEKGAIALVTREIRDSAGTHLATSRATTFLRGDGGYGGSAEGAPAPHPLPNDRQPDATVTLTTAANQALIYRLSGDLNPLHIDPDVATGAGFKGPILHGLATYGVVGRALLNARCGNDPARMKRMDVRFSSPVYPGETIATDIWDEGAGRIAFRSRVVERDLVVLTNGYAEIG; encoded by the coding sequence ATGATTGACCCGCAACACCTCCTCACCATGCCGCCGATCATCACCCGGCAGACGCTCACCGCGCGGGATACGGCACTTTACGCGCTGGGCGTGGGGGCGGACGAGCTGGACTTTGTCTTTGAAGAACGGCTGAAGGCGCTGCCAACGATGGCAGTGGTGCTGGGCTATCCGGGCTTCATCTGGCGCGACCCGGCGCTGGGCGTGACCTGGCAAAAGGTGCTGCATGGTGAGCAATCTACCATCCTTCACGCCCCTCTGCCGGTCGAAGGGGAGATCATCGGCGAGACGCGGATCGAGGCGCTGTTCGACAAAGGCGCGGAAAAGGGCGCGATTGCGCTGGTAACGCGTGAGATACGCGACAGCGCGGGGACGCACCTCGCCACCAGCAGGGCGACGACATTCCTGCGCGGCGACGGCGGCTATGGCGGCAGCGCCGAGGGCGCCCCTGCCCCGCACCCCTTGCCCAACGACCGCCAGCCAGATGCAACCGTGACACTGACGACGGCGGCCAATCAGGCGCTGATCTATCGCCTGTCGGGCGACCTCAATCCGCTGCACATCGACCCTGACGTGGCGACAGGAGCCGGCTTCAAGGGGCCGATATTACACGGCCTCGCTACCTATGGCGTGGTCGGGCGGGCGCTTCTCAACGCACGCTGCGGCAATGATCCGGCGCGGATGAAGCGCATGGACGTGCGCTTTTCCTCACCCGTCTATCCCGGCGAGACGATTGCCACCGACATTTGGGATGAGGGCGCGGGACGCATTGCCTTTCGTTCTAGAGTGGTCGAGCGTGACCTTGTGGTGCTGACCAATGGCTATGCGGAGATTGGATGA
- a CDS encoding 3-oxoacyl-[acyl-carrier-protein] synthase III C-terminal domain-containing protein produces MSDVGLHGFGAYVPITRLQRSAIHAANGWFAGGLKGLAKGEKAVGSWDEDPITMAVEAARDMLGEGERSVDSITLASTTHVFADRQNTGVVKEALNLDDTTGALDAGGSQRAGTSSLIAALDAAAAGKRTLHLAAERLVPNPASEREMLAGDAAAALLVGPGAGIARLIASHSVTADFVDHFRETGENADYDWEARWVRDEGFGKIAVPAIRDALAKAGIQGDKVNHFIAPIAVRGVPEMLAKQAGIPVEAIADTLGAAIGHAGAAQATLMLTATLEKARTGDILCLIGFGQGCDVLLFEATGAIGSAKPRLGVSGWLARRQASDNYMKYLFHRGLVPLEKGARAEFDSKTALTAMWRNRKAVMGLVGGRCTKTGTVQFPKTEISVNPNDHGVRTQEDYPLAEIPARVMTYTADVLAFSPEPPDCYGNIEFEGGGRMMAQFIDMPADALEVGKELRMMFRIKSMDEQRHFRRYFWKAAPAH; encoded by the coding sequence ATGAGCGACGTCGGACTGCACGGCTTTGGCGCCTATGTGCCGATTACCCGGCTGCAACGCAGTGCGATCCATGCCGCCAATGGCTGGTTCGCTGGCGGACTGAAAGGCCTCGCCAAGGGCGAGAAGGCGGTTGGCAGCTGGGACGAGGACCCCATCACCATGGCGGTCGAGGCCGCGCGCGACATGCTGGGCGAGGGCGAACGGAGCGTTGATAGCATCACGCTGGCATCGACCACCCATGTCTTTGCCGACCGGCAGAATACGGGCGTGGTCAAGGAGGCGCTCAACCTCGACGATACGACGGGCGCGCTTGATGCGGGTGGCAGCCAGCGGGCGGGAACCTCGTCGTTGATCGCGGCGCTTGATGCTGCGGCGGCGGGGAAGCGCACGCTGCATTTGGCGGCGGAGCGGCTGGTGCCCAATCCCGCCTCAGAACGCGAGATGCTGGCGGGTGATGCGGCAGCGGCGCTGCTGGTCGGGCCGGGGGCGGGGATCGCGCGGCTGATCGCCAGCCACAGCGTCACTGCCGATTTCGTCGACCATTTCCGCGAGACAGGCGAGAACGCCGATTATGACTGGGAAGCGCGTTGGGTGCGTGACGAGGGCTTTGGCAAGATCGCCGTCCCGGCCATCCGCGACGCACTGGCCAAGGCGGGAATCCAGGGCGACAAGGTCAACCACTTCATCGCACCGATTGCTGTGCGTGGCGTCCCCGAAATGCTGGCCAAGCAAGCGGGCATCCCGGTCGAAGCGATTGCCGACACGTTGGGAGCGGCCATTGGCCATGCCGGGGCGGCGCAGGCGACGCTGATGCTTACCGCGACGCTGGAGAAGGCCAGGACAGGCGATATCCTGTGCCTGATCGGTTTTGGTCAGGGCTGTGACGTGCTCCTGTTCGAAGCAACGGGCGCGATCGGTTCGGCCAAACCCCGCCTTGGCGTGTCTGGCTGGCTGGCACGTCGGCAGGCAAGCGACAATTACATGAAATATCTGTTCCACCGCGGTCTGGTGCCGCTGGAGAAAGGCGCGCGCGCCGAGTTCGACAGCAAGACCGCGCTGACCGCGATGTGGCGCAACCGCAAGGCGGTGATGGGTCTGGTCGGAGGCCGATGCACCAAGACCGGCACGGTGCAGTTCCCCAAGACCGAGATCAGCGTCAACCCCAATGACCATGGCGTCCGCACGCAGGAGGATTATCCGCTGGCCGAGATTCCGGCGCGGGTGATGACCTATACCGCCGATGTGCTCGCCTTCTCGCCCGAGCCACCTGACTGTTATGGCAATATCGAATTTGAGGGCGGTGGGCGCATGATGGCGCAGTTCATCGACATGCCGGCCGATGCGCTGGAGGTCGGCAAGGAATTGCGCATGATGTTCCGCATCAAATCGATGGACGAGCAACGGCATTTCCGCCGCTATTTCTGGAAGGCGGCCCCGGCCCACTGA